In the genome of Gammaproteobacteria bacterium, the window GTCAACTCCGCGCGGGGGTTGCGGGAGGTGCACGAAAAGATCTTTGCCGGGCGCTTCCGGCCCCACGCGCCCGCCACCCTGGTCAGCCGCGACCGCGGCCGGTTGCGGGAATTCCTGAGCAAACACGGGGAAATCGTCTTGAAGCCCCTGGACGAAATGGGGGGGCGGGGCATCTTCAAACTGGGCCAGGACGACCCCAACGCGACGGTCGCCATAGACGCCCTGACCGCCTACGGAGAGCGCTGCGCCATGGCGCAGGAGTACCTCCCCGCCATTGCCAGGAAGGGAGACCGGCGCATCCTCCTCATAGACGGCGAGCCCGTGCCTTACGTGCTGGCCCGGTTCCCGGCACGGGGCCAGATCCGGGCGAACCTCGCCGCCGGCGGCAATTACCGGGGCGCGGAATTGTCCGACGAGGAGCGGCGGCTCTGCGCCCGGCTGCAAGAGCCCCTGCGCGAGAACGGCATACTCTTCGCCGGCCTGGACGTTATCGGGGGAATGCTGACCGAGGTCAACGTCACCAGCCCCACTGGCATACGAGAGCTGGAAAAACTGTATTCCCCGGGGACGGCGGCGCGCCTGCTGGATTGCATCGAGCGCAAGCGAGACGGCGGATGAGGACGGCGGCGCCGGCAATACGGAGCGGGGCGCCCGGCGCGGCCGGCCCGCTGCTGCCGGCACTCTTGCTGGCCATCGCCTCCTGCGCCGGGGACGAGCGGGCGCCCTTGCGCGAGGCGCGGTTTTTCGCCTTCGGCACCGTCATCGAGCTGGTGCTCTGGGAACCCGACGAGGAGCGGGCGCGCCGGGCCGAGCGTTTCGTCGCCGCCGAGTTGACGCGCCTGCACGAAGCCTGGCACCCCTGGCGCCCCCCGGGCGAGTTGGCCGAGATCAATCGGCGGCTGAGCGCCGGGCAAAGCGCGACCGCCGG includes:
- the gshB gene encoding glutathione synthase; the protein is MKLGIVMNPIERIVPRKDSSLALLLAAQDRDWPLHYIEPSDLYLEDGAAAARMRRLRVQDDDARWFRLEDEAQRPLEWLDVVLMRVDPPLTMDYVHLTQILGYAERAGVLVVNSARGLREVHEKIFAGRFRPHAPATLVSRDRGRLREFLSKHGEIVLKPLDEMGGRGIFKLGQDDPNATVAIDALTAYGERCAMAQEYLPAIARKGDRRILLIDGEPVPYVLARFPARGQIRANLAAGGNYRGAELSDEERRLCARLQEPLRENGILFAGLDVIGGMLTEVNVTSPTGIRELEKLYSPGTAARLLDCIERKRDGG